A window of the Citrus sinensis cultivar Valencia sweet orange chromosome 9, DVS_A1.0, whole genome shotgun sequence genome harbors these coding sequences:
- the LOC102619138 gene encoding putative nuclear RNA export factor SDE5 isoform X8, with protein sequence MDARDDDEDDENSYEVLRKAVKEYWILMREYYKAAFGAFIKGDHARVNKLLEQGHFFRQKASEADRKSAEKLVKTRNNEVMTLDWHSIEPKEVVCLLRVHLTSLSGIPTIKHLRIVVGTSDEDSKKEAQKRMV encoded by the exons ATGGATGCTAGAGATG atgatgaagatgatgaaaataGCTATGAGGTGCTACGTAAAGCTGTGAAGGAATATTGGATTTTAATGAGAGAGTACTACAAAGCT GCTTTTGGTGCTTTTATTAAAGGTGATCATGCACGTGTGAACAAACTTCTGGAGCAA GGACATTTTTTTAGACAAAAGGCTAGTGAAGCTGACAGAAAATCTGCTGAAAAGCTTGTCAAAACTAG AAATAATGAAGTAATGACTCTTGACTGGCATTCAATTGAACCAAAGGAAGTAGTTTGTCTTCTGAGGGTTCATTTGACTTCCCTTTCAGGCATTCCAA CTATTAAGCACCTTAGAATTGTAGTTGGGACCAGTGACGAAGATTCAAAAAAAGAGGCTCAGAAACGAATG GTATGA
- the LOC102618837 gene encoding uncharacterized protein LOC102618837, which yields MGSRGVIGDKWSMRVLWACAIGSAIGLYMVAVDRQMKNRERMLAESLKAESDGVGDQV from the exons ATGGGATCCAGAGGAGTTATTGGAGATAAATGGTCCATGAGAGTTCTTTGGGCCTGTGCAATTGGAAGTGCAATCG GCCTGTATATGGTTGCTGTCGATAGACAAATGAAGAACAGAGAACGAATGTTGGCTGAAAGTCTGAAGGCGGAATCAGATGGCGTAGGTGATCAAGTTTGA
- the LOC102619138 gene encoding putative nuclear RNA export factor SDE5 isoform X1: MWTVKFNFQLVWLVRKSYMKKQAIASTILCDAEVRELEELLGAFGSQFSLEDIASAYCEAKRDVNGAANILCSMNGIGCAIDASRVKFKGEDKTTLEVASDSVLPKSHHEERNTGVSTSKSRPVSMGTVSGVIGKEYIRTKSLPNNSCEPTKPVKLDSKEFPVSKIWCEKGPPNMTTKHDSMLADVEEFLFKMLGDGFQLDMTMIEEVLGCCGFDMQKSMEKLIELSALTLEKYDDVVNLADVKEPFFQQEQMMYQDSDQSDGAGSTTRIFRESPKKDKDRFGLQKEVLESLFCVPERSTQVLK; the protein is encoded by the exons ATGTGGACTGTTAAGTTCAACTTCCAACTTGTTTGGTTGGTGAGAAAAT CATACATGAAGAAGCAAGCAATTGCAAGCACTATACTTTGTGATGCTGAAGTAAGGGAGTTGGAAGAGTTGCTTGGAGCTTTTGGCTCACAGTTTTCGCTTGAGGACATTGCTTCAGCTTATTGCGAGGCGAAGCGTGACGTAAATGGAGCTGCTAACATTCTCTGTTCAATGAATGGAATAGGCTGTGCTATTGATGCATCCAGGGTTAAATTCAAGGGTGAGGATAAGACAACTTTGGAAGTGGCATCTGACAGTGTTTTGCCCAAGTCTCATCATGAAGAAAGAAATACTGGAGTATCGACATCGAAAAGTCGTCCTGTATCCATGGGTACCGTTTCAGGTGTAATTGGAAAAGAGTATATTAGAACCAAGTCATTACCAAATAACTCTTGTGAACCAACCAAACCTGTGAAATTGGATTCGAAGGAATTTCCAGTCTCTAAAATTTGGTGTGAAAAAGGTCCTCCAAACATGACCACAAAGCATGACTCTATGCTTGCTGATGTTGAGGAATTTCTGTTTAAAATGCTTGGAGATGGCTTTCAACTTGATATGACCATGATTGAAGAAGTACTTG GTTGTTGTGGGTTTGATATGCAGAAG AGCATGGAGAAACTTATCGAATTATCAGCCTTGACTTTGGAAAAGTATGATGATGTTGTCAACTTAGCTGATGTAAAA GAGCCTTTTTTTCAACAAGAACAAATGATGTACCAAGATTCTGATCAAAG TGATGGAGCTGGATCTACGACAAGAATTTTTAGAGAATCACCCAAGAAGGACAAAGATAGATTTGGCCTTCAGAAAGAAGTTTTGGAATCTTTGTTTTGTGTTCCTGAAAGATCTACACAAGTGCTAAAATAA
- the LOC102619138 gene encoding putative nuclear RNA export factor SDE5 isoform X4 has product MDARDDDEDDENSYEVLRKAVKEYWILMREYYKAAFGAFIKGDHARVNKLLEQGHFFRQKASEADRKSAEKLVKTRNNEVMTLDWHSIEPKEVVCLLRVHLTSLSGIPTIKHLRIVVGTSDEDSKKEAQKRMVQSVCCTNFCSKVLSSFYFIGSASGFCLNYNSWHSCKIMIYEAPGFCEVDISCFVKTTKI; this is encoded by the exons ATGGATGCTAGAGATG atgatgaagatgatgaaaataGCTATGAGGTGCTACGTAAAGCTGTGAAGGAATATTGGATTTTAATGAGAGAGTACTACAAAGCT GCTTTTGGTGCTTTTATTAAAGGTGATCATGCACGTGTGAACAAACTTCTGGAGCAA GGACATTTTTTTAGACAAAAGGCTAGTGAAGCTGACAGAAAATCTGCTGAAAAGCTTGTCAAAACTAG AAATAATGAAGTAATGACTCTTGACTGGCATTCAATTGAACCAAAGGAAGTAGTTTGTCTTCTGAGGGTTCATTTGACTTCCCTTTCAGGCATTCCAA CTATTAAGCACCTTAGAATTGTAGTTGGGACCAGTGACGAAGATTCAAAAAAAGAGGCTCAGAAACGAATGGTACAATCAGTTTGTTGTACTAACTTCTGCTCCAAAGTGTTGTcttccttttactttattggtAGTGCTTCTGGTTTCTGTTTGAACTACAATTCATGGCATAGCTGTAAAATTATGATCTATGAAGCACCTGGATTTTGTGAAGTGGACATTTCTTGTTTTGTGAAAACCACCAAGAT ATAA
- the LOC102619138 gene encoding putative nuclear RNA export factor SDE5 isoform X3 — protein sequence MWTVKFNFQLVWLVRKSYMKKQAIASTILCDAEVRELEELLGAFGSQFSLEDIASAYCEAKRDVNGAANILCSMNGIGCAIDASRVKFKGEDKTTLEVASDSVLPKSHHEERNTGVSTSKSRPVSMGTVSGVIGKEYIRTKSLPNNSCEPTKPVKLDSKEFPVSKIWCEKGPPNMTTKHDSMLADVEEFLFKMLGDGFQLDMTMIEEVLGCCGFDMQKSMEKLIELSALTLEKYDDVVNLADVKSTENGLTFFPSWTGAFFSTRTNDVPRF from the exons ATGTGGACTGTTAAGTTCAACTTCCAACTTGTTTGGTTGGTGAGAAAAT CATACATGAAGAAGCAAGCAATTGCAAGCACTATACTTTGTGATGCTGAAGTAAGGGAGTTGGAAGAGTTGCTTGGAGCTTTTGGCTCACAGTTTTCGCTTGAGGACATTGCTTCAGCTTATTGCGAGGCGAAGCGTGACGTAAATGGAGCTGCTAACATTCTCTGTTCAATGAATGGAATAGGCTGTGCTATTGATGCATCCAGGGTTAAATTCAAGGGTGAGGATAAGACAACTTTGGAAGTGGCATCTGACAGTGTTTTGCCCAAGTCTCATCATGAAGAAAGAAATACTGGAGTATCGACATCGAAAAGTCGTCCTGTATCCATGGGTACCGTTTCAGGTGTAATTGGAAAAGAGTATATTAGAACCAAGTCATTACCAAATAACTCTTGTGAACCAACCAAACCTGTGAAATTGGATTCGAAGGAATTTCCAGTCTCTAAAATTTGGTGTGAAAAAGGTCCTCCAAACATGACCACAAAGCATGACTCTATGCTTGCTGATGTTGAGGAATTTCTGTTTAAAATGCTTGGAGATGGCTTTCAACTTGATATGACCATGATTGAAGAAGTACTTG GTTGTTGTGGGTTTGATATGCAGAAG AGCATGGAGAAACTTATCGAATTATCAGCCTTGACTTTGGAAAAGTATGATGATGTTGTCAACTTAGCTGATGTAAAA TCTACAGAGAATGGGCTtactttttttccttcctgGACAGGAGCCTTTTTTTCAACAAGAACAAATGATGTACCAAGATTCTGA
- the LOC102619138 gene encoding putative nuclear RNA export factor SDE5 isoform X5, with protein MDARDDDEDDENSYEVLRKAVKEYWILMREYYKAAFGAFIKGDHARVNKLLEQGHFFRQKASEADRKSAEKLVKTRNNEVMTLDWHSIEPKEVVCLLRVHLTSLSGIPTIKHLRIVVGTSDEDSKKEAQKRMIKKLLKKESIEWTEDGNGQAILIQVDVIDPKRLSFFRKK; from the exons ATGGATGCTAGAGATG atgatgaagatgatgaaaataGCTATGAGGTGCTACGTAAAGCTGTGAAGGAATATTGGATTTTAATGAGAGAGTACTACAAAGCT GCTTTTGGTGCTTTTATTAAAGGTGATCATGCACGTGTGAACAAACTTCTGGAGCAA GGACATTTTTTTAGACAAAAGGCTAGTGAAGCTGACAGAAAATCTGCTGAAAAGCTTGTCAAAACTAG AAATAATGAAGTAATGACTCTTGACTGGCATTCAATTGAACCAAAGGAAGTAGTTTGTCTTCTGAGGGTTCATTTGACTTCCCTTTCAGGCATTCCAA CTATTAAGCACCTTAGAATTGTAGTTGGGACCAGTGACGAAGATTCAAAAAAAGAGGCTCAGAAACGAATG ATAAAGAAGCTATTGAAGAAAGAATCAATTGAATGGACTGAGGACGGAAATGGTCAGGCAATATTAATTCAAGTGGATGTGATTGATCCCAAGCGCTTGAGTTTCTTCAGGAAAAAGTAA
- the LOC102619138 gene encoding putative nuclear RNA export factor SDE5 isoform X2: MKKQAIASTILCDAEVRELEELLGAFGSQFSLEDIASAYCEAKRDVNGAANILCSMNGIGCAIDASRVKFKGEDKTTLEVASDSVLPKSHHEERNTGVSTSKSRPVSMGTVSGVIGKEYIRTKSLPNNSCEPTKPVKLDSKEFPVSKIWCEKGPPNMTTKHDSMLADVEEFLFKMLGDGFQLDMTMIEEVLGCCGFDMQKSMEKLIELSALTLEKYDDVVNLADVKEPFFQQEQMMYQDSDQSDGAGSTTRIFRESPKKDKDRFGLQKEVLESLFCVPERSTQVLK, from the exons ATGAAGAAGCAAGCAATTGCAAGCACTATACTTTGTGATGCTGAAGTAAGGGAGTTGGAAGAGTTGCTTGGAGCTTTTGGCTCACAGTTTTCGCTTGAGGACATTGCTTCAGCTTATTGCGAGGCGAAGCGTGACGTAAATGGAGCTGCTAACATTCTCTGTTCAATGAATGGAATAGGCTGTGCTATTGATGCATCCAGGGTTAAATTCAAGGGTGAGGATAAGACAACTTTGGAAGTGGCATCTGACAGTGTTTTGCCCAAGTCTCATCATGAAGAAAGAAATACTGGAGTATCGACATCGAAAAGTCGTCCTGTATCCATGGGTACCGTTTCAGGTGTAATTGGAAAAGAGTATATTAGAACCAAGTCATTACCAAATAACTCTTGTGAACCAACCAAACCTGTGAAATTGGATTCGAAGGAATTTCCAGTCTCTAAAATTTGGTGTGAAAAAGGTCCTCCAAACATGACCACAAAGCATGACTCTATGCTTGCTGATGTTGAGGAATTTCTGTTTAAAATGCTTGGAGATGGCTTTCAACTTGATATGACCATGATTGAAGAAGTACTTG GTTGTTGTGGGTTTGATATGCAGAAG AGCATGGAGAAACTTATCGAATTATCAGCCTTGACTTTGGAAAAGTATGATGATGTTGTCAACTTAGCTGATGTAAAA GAGCCTTTTTTTCAACAAGAACAAATGATGTACCAAGATTCTGATCAAAG TGATGGAGCTGGATCTACGACAAGAATTTTTAGAGAATCACCCAAGAAGGACAAAGATAGATTTGGCCTTCAGAAAGAAGTTTTGGAATCTTTGTTTTGTGTTCCTGAAAGATCTACACAAGTGCTAAAATAA
- the LOC102619138 gene encoding putative nuclear RNA export factor SDE5 isoform X7: MDARDDDEDDENSYEVLRKAVKEYWILMREYYKAAFGAFIKGDHARVNKLLEQGHFFRQKASEADRKSAEKLVKTRNNEVMTLDWHSIEPKEVVCLLRVHLTSLSGIPTIKHLRIVVGTSDEDSKKEAQKRMVQSVCCTNFCSKVLSSFYFIGMSKSARN, translated from the exons ATGGATGCTAGAGATG atgatgaagatgatgaaaataGCTATGAGGTGCTACGTAAAGCTGTGAAGGAATATTGGATTTTAATGAGAGAGTACTACAAAGCT GCTTTTGGTGCTTTTATTAAAGGTGATCATGCACGTGTGAACAAACTTCTGGAGCAA GGACATTTTTTTAGACAAAAGGCTAGTGAAGCTGACAGAAAATCTGCTGAAAAGCTTGTCAAAACTAG AAATAATGAAGTAATGACTCTTGACTGGCATTCAATTGAACCAAAGGAAGTAGTTTGTCTTCTGAGGGTTCATTTGACTTCCCTTTCAGGCATTCCAA CTATTAAGCACCTTAGAATTGTAGTTGGGACCAGTGACGAAGATTCAAAAAAAGAGGCTCAGAAACGAATGGTACAATCAGTTTGTTGTACTAACTTCTGCTCCAAAGTGTTGTcttccttttactttattg GTATGAGCAAATCAGCAAGGAATTGA
- the LOC102619138 gene encoding putative nuclear RNA export factor SDE5 isoform X6, with protein MDARDDDEDDENSYEVLRKAVKEYWILMREYYKAAFGAFIKGDHARVNKLLEQGHFFRQKASEADRKSAEKLVKTRNNEVMTLDWHSIEPKEVVCLLRVHLTSLSGIPTIKHLRIVVGTSDEDSKKEAQKRMVQSVCCTNFCSKVLSSFYFIDKEAIEERIN; from the exons ATGGATGCTAGAGATG atgatgaagatgatgaaaataGCTATGAGGTGCTACGTAAAGCTGTGAAGGAATATTGGATTTTAATGAGAGAGTACTACAAAGCT GCTTTTGGTGCTTTTATTAAAGGTGATCATGCACGTGTGAACAAACTTCTGGAGCAA GGACATTTTTTTAGACAAAAGGCTAGTGAAGCTGACAGAAAATCTGCTGAAAAGCTTGTCAAAACTAG AAATAATGAAGTAATGACTCTTGACTGGCATTCAATTGAACCAAAGGAAGTAGTTTGTCTTCTGAGGGTTCATTTGACTTCCCTTTCAGGCATTCCAA CTATTAAGCACCTTAGAATTGTAGTTGGGACCAGTGACGAAGATTCAAAAAAAGAGGCTCAGAAACGAATGGTACAATCAGTTTGTTGTACTAACTTCTGCTCCAAAGTGTTGTcttccttttactttattg ATAAAGAAGCTATTGAAGAAAGAATCAATTGA
- the LOC102618075 gene encoding glycine-rich cell wall structural protein 2 — protein MAPVKKRACIGLLLLLCSSFSSASRILLDHNPADQKQKDADNHNIGNSPINEQGASGFGYGRGTVVELGAGTGYGYGSGSSGSGIGYGAGSGGGSGGTGIGYGAGSGSGGGTGVGQGTGSGYASGGGTGTGIGMGTGSGTVIPGVGVIPGAGGTGTGIGIGTGSGTVIPGVGVIPGAGGTGTGIGIGTGSGTVIPGVGATPGSGDTGTGIGIGTGSGGIGVIPVVPVVGCRAGANCPSVPACGGPDSNCNQPAPGYTCPPWNAESSDEGRKVTSQDGDPKMANEAGEPAPKRENEAGELMPLDEDSVRRLPHGSSHLPNMPDGIPYPPNMADNSANQGHE, from the coding sequence ATGGCACCAGTTAAAAAACGTGCATGCATTGGTCTTTTACTCTTGCTATGCTCAAGCTTCAGTTCTGCCTCCAGGATTCTCCTGGATCACAACCCTGCtgaccaaaaacaaaaagatgctGATAACCATAACATCGGTAATAGTCCCATCAATGAGCAAGGGGCTAGTGGATTCGGGTATGGACGTGGCACTGTAGTTGAGTTAGGAGCTGGCACTGGATATGGTTATGGAAGTGGATCTAGTGGGTCTGGGATTGGTTACGGAGCTGGTAGTGGTGGTGGTAGTGGTGGTACTGGTATTGGGTATGGGGCAGGTTCAGGATCAGGTGGGGGTACTGGAGTTGGGCAAGGAACTGGCAGTGGTTACGCGTCCGGAGGTGGCACTGGCACTGGTATCGGTATGGGAACTGGCAGTGGAACAGTTATCCCTGGCGTAGGAGTTATTCCTGGTGCTGGAGGCACCGGTACTGGTATTGGTATAGGAACAGGCAGTGGAACAGTTATCCCTGGCGTAGGAGTTATTCCTGGTGCTGGAGGCACCGGTACTGGTATTGGTATAGGAACTGGTAGTGGAACAGTCATCCCAGGCGTAGGAGCTACTCCTGGCTCTGGAGACACTGGTACCGGTATTGGTATAGGAACTGGTTCCGGTGGCATAGGAGTTATTCCTGTTGTCCCTGTAGTAGGTTGCAGGGCAGGAGCTAACTGCCCCAGTGTTCCAGCATGTGGTGGGCCAGACTCAAATTGCAATCAACCTGCCCCTGGATACACTTGCCCACCTTGGAACGCTGAGTCCAGTGACGAAGGCCGTAAAGTGACCTCTCAAGACGGAGACCCTAAAATGGCAAATGAAGCCGGTGAACCTGCTCCTAAAAGAGAAAACGAAGCCGGTGAGCTAATGCCACTTGATGAGGACTCTGTCCGCAGACTGCCCCATGGCAGTTCCCATCTGCCAAACATGCCAGATGGCATACCCTATCCGCCAAACATGGCAGATAACTCGGCCAACCAAGGCCATGAGTGA
- the LOC102619733 gene encoding choline transporter protein 1, protein MRGPLGAVIGRYPSSDGSVPIDGGIIKHNRKCRDVAFLVIFIAFWVAMIVNSSFGFNQGNPLRLTYGLDYKGNVCGDRHAGLRELELRYWLNPNQVYQSGLKGSQFKLANARSICLLDCPIPAEDSLNWVCDYPEGEIRLSMDDWIDRNYDYFEFLTPEMRNSSLQLQGPCYPVVFPSVNVYWSCQFIARASNMSLKHWQQMGGVTINEDLLIDKSIHRTINSRSAVLKRYMADIGKSWPVLIVCGGLLPLFLSVIWLLMIRHFVVAMPWITVALFNVLIISVTMFCYIKVGWIGNDAISPIIGAHDPYYHVYGREINHLRAVTILMTFVMIVAILTSIAIIRRIIMATSVLKVAAKIVGEVQALMIFPIIPYIMLAIFYMFWISAALHLFSSGQIIQNNCNSNCCAYDLGLKRVNCDHCCGYRIRYTPHIAVAIFFHLFGCYWATQFFIAASSTVIAGSVASYYWARGETSPEIPLLPVVSSMKRLVRYSLGSVALGSLIVSFVESVRFILESIRRKMKVFGTTPDSWYGKAAFYSSQGILRCIEWTVKSVNRNAYIMIAITGKSFCRASSIATELIINNILRIGRVNVIGDVILFLGKLCVSLSSAVFAFLMLDTHKYRSAHNKISSPLFPVLVCWFLGYVVASLFFAVVEMSIDTIILSFCQDSEEHQGTAQYAPPLLMETLNDQNEMQRLTQ, encoded by the exons aTGAGGGGGCCATTGGGAGCAGTGATAGGGAGGTATCCATCAAGTGATGGGAGTGTGCCAATTGATGGTGGGATCATTAAGCACAACAGGAAATGTAGAGATGTTGcatttcttgttatttttattgcattttggGTTGCCATGATTGTTAACTCTAGCTTTGGATTTAACCAAGGAAACCCACTGAg GCTTACTTATGGGCTGGACTACAAAGGTAATGTATGCGGTGACAGGCATGCAGGTCTTCGTGAACTGGAGCTCAGATATTGGTTGAATCCTAATCAGGTTTATCAAAGTGGTTTGAAAGGCAGCCAATTCAAGTTGGCAAATGCCCGGAGTATATGTTTGTTGGATTGTCCTATCCCAGCAGAGGACTCGCTAAATTGGGTCTGTGATTATCCAGAGGGTGAAATTCGTCTCTCAATGGATGACTGGATTGATAggaattatgattattttgaattcCTTACACCAGAAATGCGAAACAGCTCTCTTCAACTTCAAGGTCCTTGTTATCCTGTCGTATTTCCAAGTGTAAATG TTTACTGGAGCTGCCAATTCATAGCTCGTGCATCAAATATGTCTTTGAAGCATTGGCAACAGATGGGTGGAGTGACTATCAACGAGGACCTtctgattgataagtcaaTTCACAGGACCATCAATTCTCGGTCAGCTGTCTTAAAG AGGTATATGGCTGATATTGGAAAATCATGGCCTGTATTGATTGTTTGTGGAGGACTCTTGCCACTGTTTTTGTCAGTGATTTGGCTACTGATGATTCGGCATTTTGTGGTTGCCATGCCATGGATAACAGTTGCTCTCTTTAATGTTCTGATAATATCAGTTACAATGTTTTGCTACATAAAAG TTGGATGGATTGGGAATGATGCCATCTCTCCTATCATCGGTGCACATGATCCATACTATCATGTATATGGACGG GAGATAAACCATCTTCGTGCTGTCACTATTCTTATGACCTTTGTAATGATTGTTGCCATCCTTACATCAATTGCCATCATCCGCCGCATCATAATGGCAACATCTGTCCTCAAG GTTGCTGCAAAGATTGTAGGAGAAGTTCAAGCTCTCATGATATTTCCTATCATACCATATATTATGCTTGCAATTTTTTACATGTTCTGGATTTCGGCTGCTCTTCATTTATTCAGCTCTGGTCAGATAATCCAAAACAATTGCAATTCCAACTGCTGTGCATATGATCTCGGCTTAAAACGGGTGAACTGTGATCATTGCTGTGGCTATCGCATCCGCTATACTCCTCATATCGCAGTTGCTATCTTCTTCCACCTATTTGGCTGTTACTGGGCTACACAATTTTTCATTGCAGCCTCGTCAACTGTGATTGCAGGGTCTGTTGCTTCCTATTATTGGGCTCGTGGTGAAACATCG CCAGAGATTCCATTACTTCCAGTTGTTTCCTCTATGAAACGCCTTGTACGATACAGTCTTGGTTCTGTGGCTCTTGGCTCCCTGATTGTATCTTTTGTGGAATCAGTCCGATTCATACTTGAGTCAATTCGTCGCAAGATGAAAGTTTTTGGTACTACACCGGATAGTTGGTATGGGAAGGCGGCATTTTACTCTTCCCAGGGTATTTTGAGGTGTATTGAGTGGACAGTCAAATCTGTGAACCGCAATGCCTATATAATG ATTGCTATTACGGGAAAAAGCTTCTGTCGAGCTTCTTCTATTGCAACAGAGTTGATCATCAATAACATACTTCGTATAGGGAGGGTGAATGTGATTGGAGATGTTATTCTATTTCTTGGAAAATTGTGTGTCAGCCTCTCAAGTGCTGTATTCGCTTTCCTCATGCTGGATACCCACAAATACAGATCTGCTCATAATAAGATATCCTCTCCGCTCTTTCCCGTGTTG GTTTGCTGGTTCCTTGGTTATGTTGTTGCCTCTCTCTTCTTTGCAGTGGTGGAGATGTCAATTGATACCAtcatcctttcattctgccaggACTCAGAAGAGCACCAAGGGACTGCTCAATATGCACCTCCACTTCTCATGGAAACCCTCAACGACCAAAATGAAATGCAGAGACTAACCCAATGA